One genomic segment of Eikenella corrodens includes these proteins:
- the rbfA gene encoding 30S ribosome-binding factor RbfA, producing the protein MAKTHRGYARQDRVREQIMRELAELVRTGLKDPRAGFITINEVELTRDYSHATVYYTVLDDATREITAEALEHAKGHLRSELSRRIKLFKTPELHFKYDQSLERGMSISQLIEQVAAEEPVQD; encoded by the coding sequence ATGGCCAAAACCCACCGCGGCTACGCCCGCCAAGACCGCGTGCGCGAACAGATTATGCGCGAGCTGGCCGAGCTCGTCCGTACCGGCCTTAAAGACCCGCGCGCCGGCTTCATCACCATCAACGAAGTCGAGCTTACCCGCGACTACAGCCATGCCACCGTGTATTACACCGTGCTCGACGATGCCACGCGTGAAATTACCGCCGAAGCGCTGGAACACGCCAAAGGCCATCTGCGCAGCGAGCTCTCCCGCCGCATCAAGCTGTTTAAAACGCCCGAGCTGCACTTCAAATACGACCAATCGCTCGAACGCGGCATGAGCATCTCCCAATTAATCGAACAGGTTGCCGCCGAAGAACCGGTACAAGATTAG
- a CDS encoding AAA family ATPase yields MNPYLQNVFSQLNSLILGKETVLQHLMACILADGHVLLEDVPGVGKTTLAHGLAAVLGLGYRRVQFTNDMLPADLLGINVFQPADGQFKFHPGPIFHHFLLADEINRASPKMQSALLEAMEEKQVSVDGKTYRLPKPFFVIATQNPIEQLGTFPLPESQLDRFMMRLSLGYPSAEAERRLYAQGDRRQLLPALKAMCNAEILFQWQAQAAQVKCSQQAADYVYRLVQSTRQPGLFVTGLSPRAGLAVVKAAKAWAFLAGRDYVLPEDIKAVWIAVAGHRLQTLQPQSISQLLEQMLLQVAVS; encoded by the coding sequence ATGAATCCCTACTTACAAAACGTCTTCTCCCAACTCAACAGCCTGATTCTCGGCAAAGAAACCGTTCTCCAACACCTGATGGCCTGCATCCTGGCCGACGGCCACGTTTTGCTCGAAGACGTACCCGGCGTGGGCAAAACCACCCTCGCCCACGGCCTGGCCGCCGTGCTCGGCCTCGGCTACCGCCGCGTCCAATTCACCAACGACATGCTGCCCGCCGACCTCCTCGGTATCAACGTTTTCCAACCTGCCGACGGCCAATTCAAATTCCATCCCGGCCCCATTTTCCACCACTTCCTGCTGGCCGACGAAATCAACCGCGCCTCGCCCAAAATGCAATCCGCCCTTTTGGAAGCCATGGAAGAAAAACAAGTCTCTGTAGACGGTAAAACCTACCGCCTGCCCAAACCCTTCTTCGTGATCGCCACCCAAAACCCCATCGAGCAGCTCGGCACCTTTCCCCTGCCCGAATCCCAGCTCGACCGTTTCATGATGCGCCTCTCACTGGGCTACCCCTCCGCCGAAGCCGAACGCCGACTCTACGCCCAAGGCGACCGCCGCCAACTGCTGCCCGCGCTCAAAGCCATGTGCAACGCCGAAATCCTGTTCCAATGGCAGGCACAGGCCGCCCAAGTAAAATGCTCGCAGCAGGCTGCCGATTATGTTTACCGGCTGGTGCAATCCACCCGCCAGCCCGGCCTGTTCGTTACCGGCCTCAGCCCGCGCGCCGGGCTTGCCGTGGTCAAAGCCGCCAAAGCCTGGGCCTTCCTGGCCGGCCGCGATTATGTGCTGCCGGAAGACATCAAAGCCGTATGGATAGCCGTGGCTGGACACCGCCTGCAAACCCTGCAGCCCCAATCCATCTCCCAGCTGCTGGAACAAATGCTGCTTCAGGTAGCCGTATCGTGA